One genomic window of Hippocampus zosterae strain Florida chromosome 12, ASM2543408v3, whole genome shotgun sequence includes the following:
- the scn1laa gene encoding sodium channel, voltage-gated, type I-like, alpha isoform X1, with product MCTIITNCVFMTLSRPPDWAKNVEYTFTAIYTFESLVKILARGFCIGKFTFLRDPWNWLDFSVIVMAYVTEFVNLGSFSALRTFRVLRALKAISVIPGLKTIVGALFQSVKKLSDVMILTVFCLSVFALIGLQLFMGHLKQKCVFIPVHNASAINGTYVNGTDNSTQAFNWTEYSLDDQNYYYLPGKRDPLLCGNGSEAGQCPEGFSCIKVGKNPDYGYTSFDSFGWAFLSLFRLMTQDYWENLYQQTLRASGKPYMVFFVLVIFLGSFYLINLILAVVAMAYEEQSQATIKEAQEKEEEFQAMLEQLKRQQEDAQATAVASAEHGEVSDHVGGTESSSETSKLSSKSAKERCNRRRKRKDEGKVPQSESQESIKKARCRFSVEPNVLNYDMKCSSAHQSFLSIHGPPFSSRRNSRTSVFSFQSQSRDAGSENEFADDENSLFEDNRSRRTSLFFTRGCDRQGSSISQSSLFPHQLLSPCRMKQSTVDCNGVVSIMGVDSIPLSPMGRFRPKLTLDRTSNRDKADTTDTDGGTNQECTDFPEDPRARDRTVSVASVITSTMEELEESRQKCPPCWYSFANTFLIWECCPIWLKIKKVVKLIVMDPFTDLTITICIVLNTLFMAMEHYPMTKDFSRTLSVGNMVFTSIFTAEMVFKLIAMDPYYYFQEGWNIFDGIIVSLSLMELGLSNVVGMSVLRSFRLLRVFKLAKSWPTLNTLIKIIGNSVGALGNLTLVLAIIVFIFAVVGMQLFGKNYKDCVCKISSDCTLPRWHMSDFFHSFLIVFRVLCGEWIETMWDCMEVAGPTMCIIVYMMVMVIGNLVVLNLFLALLLSSFSADNLAATEDDSDTNNLQIAIARIHKGIAFVKSLLQSTCNSVCLRSNEQNQGEDKSSLEDFHKASGPNGIPNHTIKELPRNGNGDVTGVDKSGDKYIVCSKTDDSIMSFINNPSLTLNVPIAVGESDFENLNTEDFSSVSSDAGGCRVTINDDGQLSTSEASTVDLGEKDGDSLDYELEESMEPDACFPDSCVQRFQCCQVNVEVGRWKIWWTIRKTCFRIVEHNWFESFIIFMILLSSGALAFEDVYIETRKTIKAMLEYADKMFTYIFILEMLLKWVAYGYAKYFTNAWCWLDFLIVAVSLVSLVANAMGFAELGAIKSLRTLRALRPLRALSRFEGMRVVVNALLGAIPSIFNVLLVCLIFWLIFSIMGVNLFAGKYYRCVNRTTDEPFLPTKVKNMTQCLALGKDVARWKNIKINFDNVGLGYLALLQVATFKGWMDIMYAAVDSASKPGEQPAYEINLKMYLYFVVFIIFGAFFTLNLFIGVIIDNFNQQKRKFGGQDIFMTEEQKKYYNAMKKLGSKKPQKPIPRPSNKIQAYIFDITTKQAFDVVIMVLIWLNMVAMMVETDDQSDKKKEILSWINGVFICVFTGECLLKMIALRQYFFTNGWNVFDFIVVVLSIIGMSLSELIEKYFVSPTLFRVIRLARIGRVLRLIKSAKGIRTLLFALMMSLPALFNIGLLLFLVMFIYAIFGMSNFAYVKKESGIDDLFNFETFGNSMICLFQITTSAGWDGLLAPILNKYEDDCDSTAEHPGSAVKGDCGSPSVGIAFFVSYIIICFLIVINMYIAVILENFGVATEESADPLSEDDFEVFYEVWEKFDPSATQFMEYNKLSEFADALDPPLRIAKPNKIELISMDLPMVSGERIHCLDILFAFTKRVLGEGGEMDILRAQMEERFMASNPSKMSYEPITTTLRRRQEDSSAVIIQRAFREYLRRRAADKTFAEAKDNVPKDEKPVDKEDPVADKLNDVSGSDIKEPSTYHTSENDKAELDDKDGTQHDS from the exons aaaACTACTATTATCTCCCAGGCAAACGGGATCCATTGCTTTGTGGAAACGGCAGTGAGGCTGG ACAGTGTCCAGAAGGGTTTTCGTGCATCAAAGTGGGAAAGAACCCCGACTATGGTTACACCAGTTTTGACTCGTTTGGGTGGGCCTTCCTTTCCCTCTTTAGACTCATGACTCAGGATTATTGGGAAAACCTCTATCAGCAG ACATTACGGGCCTCTGGAAAGCCCTACATGGTGTTCTTTGTGCTGGTCATATTCCTTGGCTCCTTCTACCTAATTAACCTGATCTTGGCTGTGGTTGCGATGGCGTACGAGGAGCAGAGCCAGGCCACCATTAAGGAGGctcaggagaaggaggaggagtttCAGGCCATGCTGGAGCAACTCAAGCGACAGCAAGAAGACGCTCAG GCCACTGCAGTGGCGTCTGCAGAGCACGGTGAGGTCAGCGACCACGTCGGTGGCACGGAGAGCTCTTCAGAAACCTCCAAGCTGAGCTCCAAAAGTGCCAAAGAGCGATGCAACAGGCGAAGGAAAAGAAAGGATGAGGGCAAGGTCCCGCAGTCCGAGTCTCAGGAGAGTATTAAGAAGGCCCGATGTCGCTTCTCGGTGGAGCCCAATGTGCTCAACTATGACATGAAGTGCTCGTCGGCCCACCAG TCCTTTCTGAGTATTCACGGACCCCCATTCTCATCCAGACGGAACAGCAGGACCAGCGTTTTCAGTTTCCAAAGCCAATCAAGAGATGCCGGCTCAGAAAATGagtttgcagatgatgagaacaGCCTTTTTGAGGACAACCGGAGTCGAAGaacctctttgttttttacCCGGGGGTGTGACCGCCAAGGCAGCAGTATCAGCCAGTCCAGCTTGTTTCCACATCAGCTGCTTTCACCCTGCAGGATGAAACAGAGCACTGTAGACTGCAACGGAGTAGTGTCCATAATGGGTGTCGATTCAATCCCGTTATCACCTATGGGGCGCTTTCGTCCTAAACTGACACTAGATAGGACCTCCAATAGAGACAAA GCTGACACTACCGACACTGATGGGGGAACAAACCAGGAATGCACCGACTTTCCCGAGGACCCACGAGCCAGGGACAGAACTGTTAGCGTAGCCAGTGTCATAACCAGCACAATGGAAG aGCTCGAAGAATCAAGACAAAAGTGTCCTCCCTGCTGGTACAGTTTCGCAAACACTTTCCTCATCTGGGAGTGTTGTCCAATCTGGCTGAAGATCAAGAAGGTGGTCAAACTCATTGTGATGGATCCATTTACGGATTTAACCATCACCATCTGCATTGTACTCAATACCTTATTCATGGCCATGGAGCATTACCCAATGACTAAGGATTTCTCCAGGACGCTAAGTGTGGGCAATATG GTATTCACTAGCATCTTCACAGCTGAAATGGTCTTCAAACTCATCGCTATGGATCCATACTACTACTTTCAGGAAGGGTGGAACATTTTTGATGGAATCATTGTCAGTTTAAGCTTAATGGAGCTCGGTTTGTccaatgttgttggaatgtCCGTCCTGAGATCGTTCCGATTG CTACGGGTCTTCAAGTTGGCCAAGTCGTGGCCGACTCTGAACACCCTGATCAAAATAATCGGTAACTCTGTGGGGGCTTTGGGAAACCTGACGCTGGTGCTGGCCATTATCGTCTTCATCTTTGCCGTAGTGGGCATGCAACTGTTTGGGAAAAACTACAAGGATTGTGTGTGTAAAATCTCCAGCGACTGCACCCTGCCCCGCTGGCACATGAGTGACTTTTTCCATTCGTTCCTCATTGTGTTCCGAGTGCTTTGTGGAGAGTGGATAGAGACCATGTGGGACTGCATGGAGGTGGCTGGACCGACCATGTGCATCATTGTCTATATGATGGTCATGGTGATTGGAAACCTTGTG GTGCTCAACCTGTTCCTGGCCTTGCTGCTGAGTTCATTCAGCGCAGACAACCTGGCTGCCACAGAGGACGACAGCGACACAAACAATTTGCAGATCGCCATTGCACGGATCCATAAAGGCATCGCCTTTGTCAAATCCCTGCTTCAGAGCACCTGTAACAGCGTCTGCCTCAGGAGTAACGAGCAAAACCAGGGAGAGGACAAATCATCCCTGGAGGATTTCCATAAAGCTTCGGGACCCAACGGCATCCCCAACCATACCATTAAAGAGCTACCAAGGAACGGAAATGGGGATGTGACAGGGGTGGACAAAAGTGGGGACAAGTACATCGTCTGCAGCAAGACTGACGATTCCATCATGTCTTTCATCAACAACCCCAGTCTGACTCTCAATGTTCCCATCGCGGTGGGGGAGTCCGACTTTGAAAACCTCAACACGGAGGACTTCAGCAGTGTCTCATCCGATGCAGGGGGATGCCGTGTG ACCATCAATGACGATGGCCAGCTCAGCACGTCCGAGGCCAGCACAGTGGACTTGGGGGAAAAAGATGGAGACTCTCTCGACTATGAATTAGAGGAATCCATGGAACCGGACGCCTGCTTTCCCGACA GCTGTGTGCAGAGGTTCcagtgttgccaggtaaacgtTGAGGTGGGCAGGTGGAAAATATGGTGGACTATCAGAAAGACCTGTTTCCGAATCGTGGAGCACAACTGGTTCGAGAGCTTCATCATTTTCATGATCCTGCTAAGCAGCGGCGCCTTG GCGTTTGAGGATGTCTACATTGAGACCAGGAAGACCATCAAAGCAATGTTGGAGTACGCGGACAAAATGTTCACCTACATTTTCATCTTGGAGATGTTACTCAAGTGGGTGGCCTATGGCTACGCCAAGTATTTCACAAATGCCTGGTGTTGGCTTGACTTCCTCATTGTGGCT GTTTCGCTTGTCAGTTTAGTGGCCAACGCGATGGGATTTGCCGAACTTGGGGCCATCAAGTCTCTGAGAACCCTGAGAGCTCTGAGGCCCTTGAGAGCCCTTTCGAGATTCGAGGGGATGAGG GTGGTTGTCAACGCACTTCTTGGGGCAATTCCTTCCATCTTCAATGTCCTGTTGGTGTGCCTCATCTTCTGGCTCATTTTCAGTATCATGGGCGTGAACTTATTTGCGGGAAAGTACTACCGCTGTGTCAACAGAACCACAGACGAACCCTTCCTGCCCACTAAAGTGAAGAACATGACGCAGTGTTTGGCCTTGGGGAAAGATGTTGCTCGCTGGAAGAATATTAAAATCAACTTTGACAATGTTGGACTGGGTTACCTCGCACTGCTACAAGTG GCTACGTTtaagggatggatggacatcaTGTATGCTGCAGTCGACTCCGCAAGCAAG CCTGGAGAACAGCCGGCATATGAGATCAACTTGAAGATGTATCTGTATTTTGTGGTTTTCATCATATTCGGTGCCTTCTTCACACTCAATCTCTTCATTGGTGTCATAATTGACAATTTCAATCAGCAAAAGCGAAAG TTTGGAGGCCAAGACATCTTCATGACTGAAGAACAGAAGAAATACTACAATGCCATGAAAAAGCTGGGCTCAAAGAAACCACAAAAACCGATTCCCAGACCATCG AACAAGATTCAAGCTTATATATTTGACATCACCACCAAACAAGCATTCGATGTTGTGATCATGGTTCTGATATGGCTGAACATGGTTGCCATGATGGTGGAAACCGATGACCAGTcagataaaaagaaagaaattctcAGCTGGATCAACGGCGTGTTCATTTGCGTCTTCACGGGCGAGTGTTTGTTGAAGATGATCGCACTGCGCCAGTACTTTTTCACCAACGGTTGGAATGTGTTTGATTTCATCGTCGTCGTTCTCTCAATTATTG GTATGTCTCTCTCTGAGCTGATTGAGAAATATTTTGTGTCGCCCACGTTGTTCCGAGTCATCCGACTGGCTCGAATCGGACGAGTCCTCCGCCTTATTAAAAGTGCCAAAGGAATCCGCACCCTTTTGTTTGCCTtgatgatgtcacttcctgCCTTGTTCAACATTGGTCTCTTGCTCTTTTTGGTGATGTTTATCTACGCCATCTTTGGCATGTCAAACTTTGCTTACGTGAAGAAAGAATCCGGCATCGATGACCTTTTCAATTTCGAGACGTTTGGCAACAGCATGATCTGCCTGTTTCAGATCACCACCTCGGCCGGGTGGGACGGCCTACTGGCTCCCATTCTCAACAAATACGAAGACGACTGCGACAGCACCGCCGAGCATCCCGGCAGCGCTGTCAAAGGAGACTGTGGATCTCCTTCCGTTGGCATCGCCTTCTTTGTAAGCTACATCATCATCTGCTTCCTTATCGTGATCAACATGTACATTGCCGTCATCCTGGAAAACTTTGGCGTAGCCACCGAGGAAAGCGCCGACCCCCTGAGCGAGGATGATTTTGAAGTGTTTTACGAGGTTTGGGAAAAGTTTGATCCGAGCGCAACCCAGTTTATGGAGTACAACAAATTGTCCGAGTTCGCCGATGCCTTGGACCCGCCGCTGCGCATTGCCAAGCCAAACAAGATCGAACTCATCTCGATGGATCTTCCCATGGTGAGTGGCGAACGCATCCACTGCCTGGATATCCTCTTCGCGTTCACTAAACGGGTTCTGGGCGAGGGCGGGGAGATGGACATACTCAGGGCGCAAATGGAAGAGAGATTCATGGCCTCCAATCCTTCCAAAATGTCATACGAGCCCATCACGACCACCCTTCGCCGCAGACAGGAGGACTCGTCGGCCGTGATCATCCAGAGAGCTTTCAGAGAGTATTTGCGGAGACGCGCTGCCGACAAAACCTTCGCGGAAGCCAAAGACAACGTTCCCAAGGACGAAAAGCCAGTTGACAAAGAAGATCCTGTCGCGGACAAACTCAATGACGTCTCTGGCTCAGACATTAAGGAGCCTTCAACCTATCACACGTCGGAAAATGACAAAGCCGAACTGGATGACAAAGACGGCACGCAGCATGATTCGTAA